The proteins below are encoded in one region of Aquisphaera giovannonii:
- a CDS encoding DUF1559 family PulG-like putative transporter, translating to MSDRFDHEPDFGPIRKRTPGRRFRPPSVFLWAGILAGLLVWASPWSTRCGPAMRHAACVNNLKQIGLALRTYEQEHGALPPACTVDASGRRLHSWRVLILPYLGWFDTDKAMYDNLLKSIDLSRPWDDPVNAKAAAAMPSVFECPDMPQFHGRGLTTYMASVAPGGCLRAGKPRPLAEITDPHDETLMAIEAGEENAVPWMAPADADEFVILGITPESKLPQPGGVHALFVDGSVKLLEPDLPASARRALISIAGHDDPAGP from the coding sequence ATGTCCGATCGCTTCGACCACGAACCCGACTTCGGACCGATCCGGAAACGGACGCCCGGGCGACGGTTCCGCCCGCCGAGCGTCTTCCTGTGGGCCGGCATCCTCGCCGGGCTCCTGGTGTGGGCGTCTCCGTGGTCGACCCGGTGCGGGCCTGCCATGCGGCACGCCGCGTGCGTCAATAACCTCAAGCAGATCGGCCTGGCGCTCCGGACCTATGAGCAGGAGCACGGGGCGTTGCCCCCCGCCTGCACGGTCGATGCGAGCGGCCGGCGGCTGCATAGCTGGCGCGTCCTGATCCTGCCGTATCTCGGGTGGTTCGATACTGACAAGGCGATGTACGACAACCTCCTCAAGTCCATCGACCTGTCCAGGCCCTGGGACGACCCCGTGAACGCGAAGGCCGCCGCGGCGATGCCGAGCGTCTTCGAGTGCCCGGACATGCCACAGTTCCACGGGCGGGGCCTGACCACCTACATGGCCAGCGTCGCGCCGGGCGGCTGCCTGAGGGCAGGCAAGCCGCGTCCGCTCGCCGAGATCACCGACCCGCACGACGAGACGCTGATGGCGATCGAGGCCGGCGAGGAGAACGCGGTCCCCTGGATGGCCCCCGCCGATGCCGACGAGTTCGTCATCCTGGGCATCACGCCCGAGTCGAAGCTCCCCCAGCCGGGGGGCGTGCACGCGCTGTTCGTCGACGGCTCCGTGAAGCTCCTGGAGCCGGACCTCC